The Glycine soja cultivar W05 chromosome 15, ASM419377v2, whole genome shotgun sequence region TTCTGTTGATGACTCTACAAACTGGAATCAGGTGTTTAATGTAATATCTGTATACTTAAGTAATAACAAATACGTTGTGTTATTACGGTGAATTCTCTTGTCTGATCTTGCTGACTGGGATAAGTATTTCAGGAAGCCATGAGAGAGCAAACTGATCAAGTTGTGTCAGGAAATGCATTTTTTCCTTCATCAGATTGTGGATTGGTATGCAGATATTCAGCTGTTGGCTCTTGTTAGAATATTAGGGTTATTCATGTGTTGGGAGTCATGTTTTGTTAACAGTATTATTGGGATGGATTTGAATTAATTGAACTAAATTAGTGCTTGATCTACGTTATTAGCATAAATCAAAGCAGTTAATGTTTTGTAACACATCTCACTCTCACACATTAAGAGTAACATTCAGAGCTCCCCAGCCTCCCTTCTTCCTTTTTCCATCTTTTCCTTATAATTTCAGCACCTATTATAATTTTACAGCTTTTGGTATTTTGTGAGTTTCTTCAAGTTATCTTATTAACTGTTGCTTGTAAATATGAACTTGGATTTTGATACCGTGTTACTGACTGATGACTGATATTTGATAATTCAGCCAAAAGGCAGAGCAATTCAGGTTGAGGACAGCATGGTTGAACGGAAACCAACCATGGATGTAAGGCGTCCACGTAATAGGGATTTTAATGTTATAGAGGTGTGCAGTTCACAACAATTTTTGTGCTGTAGCTGCTTATGTCTTTGTAGTAATTATTATTGGTTTTGGGCAGATCAAGCTGCTTGACTCCTCTGATGACTGTTCTGGTTCTGGCAATAGCACTGTAATGGATGCATCATTAGAAGGGGAATCTATGGCAGGTAGTAAGAGAAATGCTCTCAATTCTTCTGCTGAACTCAATGAAGTGCTGTCTGAAGATCAGTTGGAAGATGTGAAAAAAGCAGAGGACTCTTCTCTTCAGAGAAGGTCAGATACACTGCATCTGTCTGATTCCTTTCTATATATTTTCTTGTGTGGATTATTGAATTCAGATCTGTTTGAACTTCATTGAAGCTTGTTTGCATTTCTGTATACTCCATCATGTTAGAAGTATGGATAAATTTGTCAAATTCAAGTTCAAGATGAAACTATAAAGTAATATagatatgtgaatgttttttgATTTTCTAAATATAGAAAACTCCTATCCTCAACCTTCTGTGTTGATTGTCTGTAAAATCTTATTTTGATGAAAATCATATTACATAACACGAGTACTTTAACTGCAGCTTTATCCTAAAACATATACTAGGATAATAATTTCTTATGTATAGTTGTCAGCATTCCTTGTTTCAAATTGATTCTTTATTGTAATTTGTGAATGACTACCATGTTTTCCCCTATTGACACATTAGTTGATTGTTAAAATTCTTAATGTTTCTTCTTGGTTTAGTACATTAGATCTTTTATCAGCTTCACAACTTATATCTGGATTCTGCATTTCACAGAAGTGGGCCAATTCCTGGTGTAGATGGAGATGAGCATCGGGATCAAGCAGACCAACATTCTGAAGATACTGCAGAAGTGCCGGAGGGAGAAACAGAAGCAGAGGAAGGTGGTGGCATAGACACATGTAGTTCTTATCCATGTTGGACTGAATCAGAATTGTCTCTTGGAGATCAAGAGCACAGCCTGACTTCCTATACTGATGGTGATTCTGAGGCAACGGATAACAGTGTACATGTTGATAATGATAAAAGTCTTAGCCCTTTAAAAAGGAAATCGTTGAATTGTGTTACTGAAATGAAGGAGTCTTTGGCACTTTATTGGAAGAACTCAAAGAACAACAGTATCAATAAAAAAGCAGTAAGTGCAGCTTATAATTCAAGAACTAGAGGTCAATTCAGAAAGGAATGGAGGAACCAAAGTGGTGGATATGAACCTCATAGTTATGATATGAAtaagcacactgaaaatgataATGATGTCTCCATCCTCAAGTCAAGTGCAAGGAATCTGTCTCTGTTGGCTCACCGACCCGTTGATTATGGCAGACATAAAGACCAACTGCAAGTTTTTGGCAGTCATAAAAGAAGAGATCTTTCATGTAATAGGGAAACAAAACAATCCTACTATTATGGCGGTGAAAAGGTCATTGATGAGTTGGTTTCATGGCGCTCTAAATATTATCACGAAGATCGAGAAAGCTTCAGGGAGAATACAAATCGATATGACAGAAAAAATGGGGATGTGGGGGATTATTTTTTTGAACCAGGTCCTGGATTTGCAGATAGTGAGGACAGAGATAGAGATTGGTATCATCTTGGTTGTGGGCACTCTTCTGATGACCTGTGTCCTTGCTCCTACAGGGAGTCAAGGCAGTTTCCTCCAAAGCATTCATCTTTTCCTGATAAAGAGAGGTATACTCCAAGGAAAAGAATGGATGAAAAATCCCTTATAGAAAGAAATTGCATTGATGATTTTGATGAATGTGAGTTTGAGTTTCTAAACAAGAGCTATAGAATGTCCACTGTTGCTGAGAGAGAACAGGAATTTTTAGACAATAATCGTGAAGAGCAGTTTCCACATATTTATAGAGATTGGAGAAGATCTGTCCGTAGGGGAAGACGTTTTGACAAGCCCCCTTTAGTTTTGAATAACTTGTGTTCTGGGACAATGGAAGTCGAAGATAATTGTCAGAAATATACACACTTCCGGACTTCAAATTTTAAGCATCGTAGACAATCTTATACAGATTCAGTGAAAAATTATGCATATGGGTCAAGAGTAAATGGAAATCTTGGGGGTTCGGGGAGAGATAAGCATGCTAGGGACAACAGAGACAGCAACTGGTCGTGtgattatactgacactgctgAAGATGAAGATTTCCGAATTTGTCCTGTAAAAGAGTATCAATTTTATAGGTCCCCATCTAAGTTCCTGAACTGGACAGaggatgaaattatttttatgcgTCATGAAACTCATGCAACATCTCTGTTTACTAAGGTTCAGAGTGATGATTTGCCATTGCAGCAGCATCAGCTAAGTATGCCAAAACGAGATAATGAGAAATATTTTAAAGGTAGCTCTAAGATTATGTGCAGAAGTAAGGGTGGGCAGGCAGTGCTGAGATGCAGGAAATCAGTTGACTTGATTCATGGGGAAGGAAAGGTAAAGATGGGGAAAATATGGTCAAGAACATGTGCTTTTGTCTTTATGAAAGAGTTATTTGACATCTGTTgcactttatttctttttggtaACTACTATTCATTTAATGTCCGCCGTACTACCTCACTCCCAAATATTAACTATGTTTTATCTTTTCGTTCtcaactttcatttttttaaaaaatgattttaagttTGGACTGATTTCAGATTACATTGATGTTGAGTTTCAGCATCAATATCaagctaaaatgcaaacattcTAGAGAATTTTTGCAGTCAAGCATATGAAGTTGTGCAGTTTCTTGAAGTCGAAACATCAATCTCATTGTTTAGTAATATTGTATGGTACATTAATAGTCATCAGTGTTGTTATATAGCGGCCACGATGGCACCATAAGGCACGATGACATGTTTATATGGCTGAATTTTGGCCTTCCGCCATGTTCATCCATCCACCATTGATAACACTGATAGTTGTGTTCTCAAATGTTTGCCAACTTTGCCTCTAGTAGAATAAGGCTTTGGATATTGTTcataatagaataaaatttcTCACTTTTCTATTTTGCTTCTAAACCATTCAATTAAATTAGTACATGGCCGTGCTAGGAATGTGAAATAATATGGTAATGGGTTTGTGGTGATTAAGCTTGCTGCCATCAACATGGCTGGTGATCATTCCTTATCAGGGCCACATCTGTAAATCTCTTGACTTGAGATAATGAATGCACTTATTTtgtttagaattttaattgactGGATATCACACATTTCTGGcacattttattgttttctgaaTTTATCATTCTATTAGGTATGAGATATAGGGTCTGTTTGGGTGTAAGCTTCTCTAGAAGCACttctagaagaagaaaataagaagaaaaaaatgaaatgagattTTCCATTAGTTAAAATGAGTTTTCCATTAGCTAATTTGTAAATGTCATCTCATCTTTTAGAGAAGCTATATTGATGAGCTTCTAAAAATTAACTCATGAAGAGCTTATTTTTGCTTATGGAAAAGCTCAtctcatcttttttcttcttattttcttcttttagaagTGCTTCTAAAGAAGCTTATCCAAACAGGCCCATATTATTGGTAAACTATAACTTATCCTTAGATCGTGATGGACATAGTATGCTGTTTAGcctttaattacttttataagTAGGCTGGGGAGAGAATTGGACAAAACTATCTCTTCTTCCTAACTTGTCAAAATTGTATTGTATATTCAATTCTATTATTAATGCATGGATCTGCAAAATAGTTGTATtattttatcactttcaaaAGCCTGCATTGGTTTTTATGTAGAAATGTTGTGTTTTGGACAATAAGGATGTGTCTTTTCAGGTATTTACCTTTCTCTGCTAAATGCTCCTATCTACCTATAAGCCTATTATATGTTTAAGGTTTGTATACTTTATAACTGGTTTCTGGCTTTTGTTCTGTGGGCTTTTCTTCAAATGAagttttagttctttaaaatGATTTCCAAAGTTGATTATTGATGGCATGAAGGTGCATTTATTGTTGATTGTGATAAAAAAGACATTGGCCACTCTACCAAATTCGATATTTTATAAGCCTCATTTTCATGCTTAGATTATCTTGATCTGATATGACTTTGATAGTTTCAGTGTCATTCATACTTTTAGTTGTATTTATCAATATTAGATTTATACAGATACAAGTGTAGTAcccaatttgatttttttattatggatGATTTAGCAGATTCATAACTTTTTGTatggaacatttttttttatattgagcTCACAATAAAGCTTGAAAAGTGTCTAATACCTTTACCATGTTTTTCACTTTAATGCTTACTTACTACTAATGATCATTCTGTTAGTTTCTATGTTTATATTTGCCACTCCCGTGGTTCACATTTGTCACACTTcactattatttatttggtgCAATATTCTGCATATGTCAGCAACGGGGTTTCTTATTTGTTAAATGTATATTGATATTTTCCTTGTTTTTGGTTTGACTATTAACAGTCTCAAGTGAGAAGTTCCAGAGTCTCGTGCAATGGAAGGCTTGAAAATGTCAACCAGGGGATTGCTAAGAAACGGAAGAGAGCTTCAGTGggttttgatgaatctaataaAAATACCTTCAAATTTGACTCCCCAAAATACGAGAGCAACCTCAAAAGTAAGAAATGGGTGCAGAACCTTCAAGATCAAGCGCAGAAAGAAAGCTCGGACATCGAGGAAGGTCAGATTGTTGCAGAAGAACCATACATGGAGAAGGTTTCTGTATCCAGAAGAGATGCTTCTGAAGGTCCAGCAGTGACTGACAGTGTGAACAAGAAGAGAAtgtcacaaaatgaaaatagttcTGACCAATATATAGGTGGTTACGACAGTCAAAGGATTCTTGATTCATTAGCCAAGATGGAGAAACGTAGGGAGCGCTTTAAGCAACCAATGACAATGAAAAAAGAAGCAGAAGAGAGTTTGAAGCTTAACAATGATTCCATTGTAGATACAGGTGAAATGAAGCAACACAGACCAACTCGAAAGAGGCGTTGGGTTGGTAATTAGCTTTTATTGATGGCTAAAGTTTCTTTCAGATTCCGGACAAGTACCATGGTGGAACTTGGTTAATCATCCTTGGTAGAAACTATATTTTGGCCTTGGCAAAATTGATATTATAGATGTTTTCTTTTGACTTGGAATAAAGCCTGATTGGCCTAAAGTTTTGGTGTATTTATTGAAAGCTCTATATTGCGAAGACTGTAAATAACCCTGACATTTATGAGATATAGTCAAATCGATTTTTAGATGCCTCTAGCTCAGGCTCCATCAAATCATAGTCGAGTTGGCTTGCTATTCTTACAACTTATAAGctacataaatatatttctggTGGAAGATTTGGGATTGGTATTAAAATATGCACGAAAAATACTAGatgaaaatgataaaagtacaaattaaaaataggaAGCTCAAACTTTGGTTGAGAATCAGTTGACAAAACTAACGCTATAAAATTATagtatatttttgtattaaaactttactttgaaaatgataaaataccaattaaaaataaaacaaataaaaacataaatcataccaacaataatttttaattgcttactaataatgtaaaattttttatactgaTAATACATGGTCATCaaacttttgtttaattttcccAAGTGACAATATATTTACTATCAATTACTACAAGTTTAGTAATTTTGCATTATATTATCacggattttttttatctatgaaaCTGAAAGGGTTTACTCtcacttatttaaaaattaacattggtagaacttttttatttccaattatttataaatcacTTGGAAGTAACAAAAAGGCAAGACTTGAACATAATAGTGATTATACACATCTTTTTACTGGAGCAAAAACAGAGATGATccaataatatgataataaaaaaatagaaatgatgAACATAGATGCTCGATGTACAAGAAGACTTTTAGAATGCCCCCATGTAGGATCGAATTATAGACCTTCGGTTTACAAGACTGATGCTCTAAAACTGAGCTATAGGGATACGAACACAAGTATTGCCACAAATATCTTATTTAATCATGCATTTCTGTTTTCTGAACCTAAGAAAATTTGATCAATTCTAgtactatttttatttcaaagtaGCCATAGTTAGCGTGCCTTTGGAAAacctaaaagttaaaaatcatagtcataaaacagaaaaattagTAACCAAATCAGTACAGAAGTATGCCAAGATCGATCTAATGTTTCAACAATTTGATTTGAAttgcactctctctctctctctctgtataTATAAagcttatatttataaaaaggaTGTATTAGtattagacttttttttttttatattagtattAGTATTAGACTAGTAGTAGACTGGTCCTTAATCTAGGAAATTATTTCACTTCGAAGTTGGAGCgttttaactttaaatatagAGTGGTTCACACATTTCAGTATTGTATATATGATACACTTATTCACCTCAAATCATTGGTAGCATCCACAAgaatctatttaattttttaaatttgaaattctcaCAAGTCCGGCATGATTGTTTTCTTAAGTTTTCTGGAAAAAAGTACGTGATCCTTTCACTTCAACAACATAATTTCTTTCATTACATTATTTGGAATGTACTTATTTCTAAATATGACAGGAGGAGAAAATTTCTTATCAGTTAATTATTGTACGGTATTTGTGTCTAGGATTTgatcaaatatttttctctgctgaaaaagcaaacaaattatacagctatgctatattttttttccactagAGTTAGGTAGATAAATACTGTGATCTTATTTTCGAGCTAGCTTTTGTGTAAACAAAGATTATGTACTTCGGACACTTCAACAATGTTCCATATTCGTTGTATGACGTTTGAGGTACCTCTTCCTTGCAATTTTACTCgtttaattttaagcaaatgtTTGTTTGTAAAAGTTAAAACGAACTCATGATTTAAATTAAGTTGCATTTCTTATATATAGTGCATGGTATATTGCATTCGAGGAAAATAATTTCTGACGTGTTAGTTCAAAGTTAGAAACAACCCCCCatgcacccaaaaaaaaaagaactcacATCCATCTTGACAAGCTAATTAAGTTATCATTGGGCTGGTATTTAGGTGTACATGAAATTATCATACCTCTAAATGCTTGCATGTGGTCATTAGCTGTGTGGAAACagagattaagaaaaaaaagcagTCGAATGTAGTTGATCCTATTCCAGTGATAAACAGATTAAGCAATATATGATCTTTGGACACACTAAATTTTCCAAAACACTTAATTAATACTTATTGTTTATTATATCTCTCCTTCTATAACATCATATATATCATCtataatacttaattttttttctctcttttatctctCTCACTAGGTGTAAATTAGCATTTTGGATATCCAAATATAATACTAAGTTTTATGGCATGCATTCCGGATTAATTGCGAACATCTAAAAGCATTTTTGTATTGTAAATTTGTGTTGGAGTGCATATTAACATCGTGAGTAACTAACTAAATGTAGGTAATTATTTGTTGATTAAAATCAACAGATTTAATTAACATCTGATAGAGATCATGTCGAAGCTAATTTAGGCCAACATAGAACCCAAcctaaagttttttattttcatgggcAAACCGCAAACCTTTGAACATCATATACCTAAAAATCTCTCGGGTCAACAAACACATTTCTCACTTGTCCCTTCATCATCAGTTCATCAATATTTTCATCACCATGGCTTGGAAGTCTCTTTGTGTACCATAGATCATCGATACATGACATAGAATCTGTCTGAGGAACGTGGTTGGCAAGAGGATATCCCCAAACCCTAACTCAGTTATAACCACCCTACAGTCCCTCATACCTTCTCCCACTCTTGATGTGAATCTCCACATGGATTCCATGAGCTCTCCAAGGTTCTCTCCCTCTCCATAGATCCCATATATGAAGAGAAACCCAAAAGGTCTACAAAGTGAGTCACTGACCCACATTTTGAGACAAGGGAAAACTTATTCTCTTGCATGATTTAAGGTTGTAAGAAGAAACCTCAGTAGTTGAGACTTTCTAACTTGAAGCTTATATAGGCTTCACAAGTGTTCCATATGCTAAAAATGACCCATGATCTTGAGGTTTCATTGTTAATAAGATCTTGCAAGTTGAGTCAACCCTCTTCTTTGTAGTAACATACCCATATGGCTAGGCTGAGTTTCTCCTTCAGAATAACATCCATGTCTAATGGATACAAATCTTTGGTCCTCATGGTTCTTCTGTATAACGAAATCGCTAGATCTATGTCcactttctctatttttatatcCCTGGAAATTTGCTTTGTAAGGGAACTAGTTGGTTGGACAAATATGACAAGTGAGCTGAGATTCACATAGTTGCACTTGATGGTAAATAGGTTTTTAGATGCATCATTATTCTTTTCAGTGGCTAGGAATGCATACTCAGCTCCATTTCTCACCATCCATTCTTCAACTGTGGTGACAAGTCTTAGTGCAACCCCCTTTCTCCTATATACAGATACCAAAATGTTCTTTGAATTAGGGTTTTAAATTATAGTTGTAGTTTTTTTGGGAAGGCAAATTATATCTAGTTGTACTTGTATTACAAATAGCAATATAGAAAATTGTTGGTAATCATGTAGTTATTATTGTCTAATTCAGTTGTAAAAaccttaaaaatcataatattacATCAGCAATTGCGGTTACGGACCACACTTTAAAACAATGTTTGGAATCATAGGCTTCAAATCAATTCCATAACATAGGAGTCACTgttctttttttcaaatcacaactaaattgtaaaatttcataattcaagagacaagagcttgtttgattattaatttatctttttcctaAAGTAAGGTGGTGTGTAGAGTGAGAAAGTAAGAGCAACTCCAACGGTGGATTGTTCACTGACAGCGCACAATAAAAGAaaccgaaaaaaaaaacatttttaattgttgGAGAGAAGCATTAGAGTTGCTCTGATGACTTTGAGATGCTATGTAGAGAACTCGGTTCTCTTCCCTTTTTCGTGGGTGCATGCACAAAAAGTAACATTAAAAtactgttttattttataatgtggGATCAATTTGAGAAATTTGTTAGTTGTTTTGTTGAAGTAAAAATTTGAATGAGTTGTTTAAAGtaagaaaaatgatataatattatagtataagtttgaaatattattaaaaaaatagaaaaaaaattggtggATTTGTAGATTAGCGATGCTCTAAGAGAACTTTTGGTAggagaaatttttttacttcCCCCAAAAATCCTAAATAAACTTATCGTTGGTAAATAAATCCTCCCTTTCAACTTTCCACATATCTTCACTTCGGAAGAGCTAAATACCTTTTAAGAGAccaattctaatttttaaaaacaggaAAATAATGTTGTAAATGAATTATTTCATTaatgaaaacttaaaaataaaattccaaaACTCAGACACTTATCATCCCCGACCATATTCTTCCACACTAATTGCACCCCCTTCACTTTCCTCAATGCAATTGAACCCAATAACAACT contains the following coding sequences:
- the LOC114388231 gene encoding uncharacterized protein LOC114388231 isoform X5; its protein translation is MWIWIGSSLVLEQLWRTSLQTGISVDDSTNWNQVFNEAMREQTDQVVSGNAFFPSSDCGLPKGRAIQVEDSMVERKPTMDVRRPRNRDFNVIEIKLLDSSDDCSGSGNSTVMDASLEGESMAGSKRNALNSSAELNEVLSEDQLEDVKKAEDSSLQRRSGPIPGVDGDEHRDQADQHSEDTAEVPEGETEAEEGGGIDTCSSYPCWTESELSLGDQEHSLTSYTDGDSEATDNSVHVDNDKSLSPLKRKSLNCVTEMKESLALYWKNSKNNSINKKAVSAAYNSRTRGQFRKEWRNQSGGYEPHSYDMNKHTENDNDVSILKSSARNLSLLAHRPVDYGRHKDQLQVFGSHKRRDLSCNRETKQSYYYGGEKVIDELVSWRSKYYHEDRESFRENTNRYDRKNGDVGDYFFEPGPGFADSEDRDRDWYHLGCGHSSDDLCPCSYRESRQFPPKHSSFPDKERYTPRKRMDEKSLIERNCIDDFDECEFEFLNKSYRMSTVAEREQEFLDNNREEQFPHIYRDWRRSVRRGRRFDKPPLVLNNLCSGTMEVEDNCQKYTHFRTSNFKHRRQSYTDSVKNYAYGSRVNGNLGGSGRDKHARDNRDSNWSCDYTDTAEDEDFRICPVKEYQFYRSPSKFLNWTEDEIIFMRHETHATSLFTKVQSDDLPLQQHQLSMPKRDNEKYFKGSSKIMCRSKGGQAVLRCRKSVDLIHGEGKSQVRSSRVSCNGRLENVNQGIAKKRKRASVGFDESNKNTFKFDSPKYESNLKSKKWVQNLQDQAQKESSDIEEGQIVAEEPYMEKVSVSRRDASEGPAVTDSVNKKRMSQNENSSDQYIGGYDSQRILDSLAKMEKRRERFKQPMTMKKEAEESLKLNNDSIVDTGEMKQHRPTRKRRWVGN
- the LOC114388231 gene encoding uncharacterized protein LOC114388231 isoform X6 — its product is MWIWIGSSLVLEQLWRTSLQTGISVDDSTNWNQEAMREQTDQVVSGNAFFPSSDCGLPKGRAIQVEDSMVERKPTMDVRRPRNRDFNVIEIKLLDSSDDCSGSGNSTVMDASLEGESMAGSKRNALNSSAELNEVLSEDQLEDVKKAEDSSLQRRSGPIPGVDGDEHRDQADQHSEDTAEVPEGETEAEEGGGIDTCSSYPCWTESELSLGDQEHSLTSYTDGDSEATDNSVHVDNDKSLSPLKRKSLNCVTEMKESLALYWKNSKNNSINKKAVSAAYNSRTRGQFRKEWRNQSGGYEPHSYDMNKHTENDNDVSILKSSARNLSLLAHRPVDYGRHKDQLQVFGSHKRRDLSCNRETKQSYYYGGEKVIDELVSWRSKYYHEDRESFRENTNRYDRKNGDVGDYFFEPGPGFADSEDRDRDWYHLGCGHSSDDLCPCSYRESRQFPPKHSSFPDKERYTPRKRMDEKSLIERNCIDDFDECEFEFLNKSYRMSTVAEREQEFLDNNREEQFPHIYRDWRRSVRRGRRFDKPPLVLNNLCSGTMEVEDNCQKYTHFRTSNFKHRRQSYTDSVKNYAYGSRVNGNLGGSGRDKHARDNRDSNWSCDYTDTAEDEDFRICPVKEYQFYRSPSKFLNWTEDEIIFMRHETHATSLFTKVQSDDLPLQQHQLSMPKRDNEKYFKGSSKIMCRSKGGQAVLRCRKSVDLIHGEGKSQVRSSRVSCNGRLENVNQGIAKKRKRASVGFDESNKNTFKFDSPKYESNLKSKKWVQNLQDQAQKESSDIEEGQIVAEEPYMEKVSVSRRDASEGPAVTDSVNKKRMSQNENSSDQYIGGYDSQRILDSLAKMEKRRERFKQPMTMKKEAEESLKLNNDSIVDTGEMKQHRPTRKRRWVGN